TTTCCTACTTGTTTGATACGATGAGCTCATGTCCGAGACGACTTACAGCATCGGTGAGGGACCGGCGACGCGGGTCAGCCTCTCTCTGCCCGAAGGGACCGCTGAAGCGATCCGTGCCCGGGCCGGTAAGAGGGAGTTCTCCGCGTTCATCGCCGCAGCCGTCGAGCGGGAGCTTCGGGGGCAGGTGCTGGATGAGTACCTGGCGGACTACGAGAGCCGTAAGGGTCCGGTCTCCGAGCAGGCGCGGCAGCGGGCGCGGCAGGTCCTCGACGAGGTGTTCGCCGAGGAGGGGCAGTGGCCCGCCGCAAGCTGAACCACGAAGGCACACTCGTCCTCGACAGCGAGGGACTCTCCAAGCTGCTCAACGATGACGAGACGGCGGTGGCACTGGTCGCGGAGGCGCGGTCCAGGGGGATGGAAGTGGTCATCTCCGCGCTCACCATCATCGAAGCCGTGCATGCCCGCACCAACAAGGCCCGGCTGGCCTGGGTGCTGTCCGGTCTGCGCACCGTCCCGGTGGGCGACGAAGAGGCGAAGGCGGCCTCGGTGCTGTTGATGGCGGCCGGACTGCACGGCCACGAGTACGCCATCGACGCGGCAGTGGCCGAGGCCGCTCTGCGGCAGCGACGTCCTGTTGTCATGCTGACATCGGACACTGACGACATGGGCAAACTGTGCGGCGACAGGGTGCGCCTCGTCGTGGTGTGAGCGGGTTTCGACGCCGCGGCAATCCAGCCCCTTCAGGATCCGGCGCCGTCCATGGGCCCCGCCCTACGACGCGCCGGACGGCGTCGACGGCGTCCACGGCGCCCCCGGCACCACCAGCGGCGCCCCCGTCACCGGGCA
This sequence is a window from Streptomyces sp. NBC_01217. Protein-coding genes within it:
- a CDS encoding DNA-binding protein, coding for MARRKLNHEGTLVLDSEGLSKLLNDDETAVALVAEARSRGMEVVISALTIIEAVHARTNKARLAWVLSGLRTVPVGDEEAKAASVLLMAAGLHGHEYAIDAAVAEAALRQRRPVVMLTSDTDDMGKLCGDRVRLVVV